The proteins below come from a single Desulfitobacterium metallireducens DSM 15288 genomic window:
- the argB gene encoding acetylglutamate kinase, with product MTPLDYGIDKARVLIEALPYIQKFAGKTVVIKYGGHAMLDQDLKESVMLDVLLLHSVGIRPVVVHGGGPEINTMLKKVGKESHFIRGLRVTDEETMEIAAMVLVGKLNTEIVSLLNHFGGRAVGLSGKDAQLLQAVKKPLKVQNTQGEYEEVDLGFVGEIEHVSPGIIKSLLDQGYIPVISPLAGGVDGESYNINADTAAGKIAESLEADKFLLLTDVRGVLKDVNNPESLISVVRQEEVPGLLETGVLTGGMIPKIECALAALKGGVGSVHILDGRLPHAILLELFTDGGIGTMIIG from the coding sequence ATGACGCCATTGGATTATGGCATAGATAAAGCAAGAGTATTGATTGAGGCTTTGCCTTATATCCAGAAATTTGCGGGCAAAACTGTGGTGATTAAATATGGCGGGCATGCCATGTTGGATCAAGACCTAAAGGAATCGGTGATGCTGGATGTATTACTGCTCCATTCAGTAGGAATTCGACCGGTTGTAGTCCATGGTGGGGGACCGGAAATTAATACGATGCTTAAAAAAGTGGGTAAAGAATCCCATTTTATTCGCGGCTTACGCGTGACGGATGAGGAAACCATGGAAATCGCAGCTATGGTTTTAGTGGGTAAGCTGAATACAGAAATCGTGTCGTTGCTCAATCATTTTGGGGGTCGGGCGGTTGGATTATCGGGCAAAGATGCTCAACTTTTGCAAGCCGTCAAAAAACCGCTTAAAGTGCAAAATACCCAGGGAGAATACGAAGAGGTTGACTTGGGTTTCGTTGGGGAAATTGAACATGTATCTCCTGGAATTATTAAGTCTTTGCTCGATCAAGGGTATATACCGGTCATTTCTCCTCTTGCAGGGGGAGTGGATGGTGAAAGTTATAATATCAATGCCGATACTGCAGCTGGAAAAATTGCTGAATCGCTAGAAGCGGATAAATTTCTCTTACTCACAGATGTTCGAGGCGTCTTGAAAGACGTAAATAACCCCGAATCCTTGATTTCTGTAGTCCGCCAGGAGGAGGTGCCAGGGTTGCTTGAGACGGGGGTTCTCACTGGGGGAATGATTCCAAAGATCGAGTGTGCCTTAGCAGCGCTTAAGGGTGGAGTAGGAAGCGTTCATATTCTTGATGGACGATTGCCGCATGCGATCTTACTCGAGCTGTTTACCGATGGTGGGATTGGGACAATGATCATAGGATAA
- the carB gene encoding carbamoyl-phosphate synthase large subunit, with protein MPLNPAWKKICVIGSGPIVIGQAAEFDYAGTQACKALREVGLEVVLVNSNPATIMTDVQMADKIYLEPLLPERLEVILAKEKPDALLPTLGGQTGLNLAMELEKQGILERYGVALIGCNAETIYKAEDREAFKETMLEIGQPVAESAIVTTLEEGLAFTARIGYPVIIRPAYTLGGTGGGIAKNERQLHETLQLGLQASPIHQCLLERSVAGWKEIEYEVMRDGADNCITVCNMENVDPVGIHTGDSIVVAPSQTLTDVEYQMLRASSLKIIRTLGVNGGCNVQYALNPESREYVVIEVNPRVSRSSALASKATGYPIAKMAALLAVGYTLPELQNPVTGHTSACFEPALDYVVVKFPRWPFDKFPAADNRLGTQMKATGEVMALERTLEGAWLKAIRSLEIGAVGLRIPDAARWTEIEIEDKLSEADHERFFAVAEAFRRDWTILEVQMLTKIDPFFLHKIKDLVSLEQRLSQEPLTPELLRLAKIQGFSDREIGRLTRTKEDAIRQERYKLGIRPVYKTVDTCAAEFASSTPYYYSSYEEEDEVTVHSGPKVVVLGSGPIRIGQGIEFDYCSVQALWALQEAKVESIMINNNPETVSTDFDTGDKLYFEPLTLEDVLHVVEKEEADGVLVQFGGQTAINLAGPLSQAGVKILGTPVDAIDAAEDRERFAQLLMELGIPQSEGRAATSVDQAKEIAEELGFPVLVRPSYVIGGRAMQVVDNLKELEEYLTRAINLSSAHPILVDKYLEGKEVEVDAVCDGEITVIPGIMEHIERAGVHSGDSFAVYPPQRLTPSEIQQIQDYTCRIAEGLGVRGLVNIQFVVVSGKVYIIEVNPRASRTVPIISKVTGIPMVSLAVQVSLGKKLTDLGYSHGLAPEIPYVVVKAPVFSFEKLTKVETSLSPEMKSTGEVLGMDLSFGHALAKAFAASHVPLPEQGNILVSVDEKDRPEAITLSRELARLGFGVKATGDSAKALALCGVEVEEVGAGSTELQEAIRQREFAFILSTPIKGKGKSEERMGYLLRRIAAEHRVPCLTSMDTARAVVHALKEIRGNTPSQTLTLQEYRAIGKN; from the coding sequence ATGCCTCTTAATCCGGCTTGGAAAAAAATATGTGTCATTGGCTCCGGGCCGATCGTGATCGGGCAAGCGGCAGAATTCGATTATGCCGGAACTCAGGCATGTAAAGCTCTACGCGAGGTCGGTCTAGAAGTCGTGCTGGTGAACAGCAATCCAGCCACGATTATGACAGATGTGCAGATGGCAGATAAGATTTATTTGGAGCCACTCCTTCCGGAACGCTTGGAAGTGATCCTCGCTAAGGAAAAACCCGATGCCCTTCTTCCAACCTTGGGCGGGCAGACGGGATTGAATCTAGCGATGGAACTGGAAAAGCAGGGGATTCTGGAACGTTATGGTGTTGCGCTGATTGGGTGCAATGCGGAAACCATTTATAAAGCTGAGGATAGAGAAGCTTTTAAAGAAACGATGTTAGAAATCGGGCAGCCCGTTGCTGAAAGTGCAATTGTGACAACACTTGAGGAAGGGTTAGCATTTACGGCACGCATTGGTTATCCAGTGATTATACGCCCCGCCTATACGCTTGGGGGTACGGGTGGAGGAATTGCCAAGAATGAACGCCAACTTCATGAAACCTTACAGCTTGGATTACAAGCGAGTCCCATCCATCAATGTCTTCTCGAACGGAGTGTGGCAGGATGGAAAGAGATTGAATATGAAGTGATGCGCGATGGAGCGGACAATTGTATCACAGTCTGTAATATGGAAAACGTTGACCCTGTTGGCATTCATACTGGGGATAGCATTGTTGTTGCACCTTCTCAGACACTCACTGATGTCGAGTATCAGATGCTCAGAGCTTCTTCTTTAAAAATAATTCGCACTTTAGGTGTAAACGGGGGCTGTAATGTTCAATATGCTCTCAATCCTGAGAGCCGAGAGTATGTTGTCATCGAAGTAAATCCTCGAGTGAGTCGTTCAAGTGCCCTTGCCTCTAAAGCAACGGGATATCCCATTGCTAAAATGGCAGCTTTGCTCGCCGTGGGTTACACGTTACCGGAATTGCAAAATCCAGTGACTGGGCATACGAGCGCCTGCTTTGAGCCTGCCCTGGATTATGTCGTCGTTAAATTTCCACGGTGGCCATTTGATAAATTCCCGGCAGCTGATAACCGCTTAGGAACCCAAATGAAAGCCACAGGTGAAGTTATGGCCCTGGAAAGAACGCTTGAAGGCGCTTGGCTTAAAGCCATCCGCTCTTTGGAGATTGGTGCAGTTGGACTCCGAATTCCGGATGCGGCTCGTTGGACAGAAATAGAAATTGAGGATAAGTTATCGGAGGCCGATCATGAGCGCTTTTTCGCTGTGGCCGAAGCCTTTCGTCGGGACTGGACGATTCTTGAAGTGCAAATGCTAACTAAGATTGATCCCTTTTTTCTTCATAAAATCAAGGATTTGGTCTCGTTAGAACAGCGTTTGAGCCAGGAACCTTTAACCCCTGAACTTCTACGCCTAGCTAAAATCCAAGGGTTTTCTGACCGGGAAATTGGACGTTTAACTCGGACAAAAGAAGACGCGATCCGCCAAGAACGTTACAAACTGGGAATTCGTCCTGTCTATAAAACGGTGGATACCTGTGCCGCAGAGTTTGCATCTTCCACTCCATACTACTATTCAAGTTATGAAGAGGAAGATGAAGTTACGGTTCATTCTGGACCAAAAGTTGTTGTTCTGGGTTCTGGCCCGATTCGGATTGGACAGGGCATTGAATTTGACTATTGCTCAGTGCAAGCCCTTTGGGCCTTGCAAGAGGCGAAAGTTGAATCGATCATGATCAACAATAATCCCGAGACCGTTTCTACCGATTTTGATACCGGTGACAAACTTTACTTTGAGCCTTTGACTTTGGAAGATGTTCTTCATGTTGTGGAGAAAGAAGAGGCGGATGGCGTTTTAGTCCAGTTTGGGGGACAGACGGCGATTAACCTTGCTGGACCGCTTAGCCAAGCTGGAGTCAAGATTTTAGGAACACCTGTAGATGCTATTGATGCGGCTGAGGACCGTGAACGTTTTGCCCAGCTTCTCATGGAACTGGGGATTCCTCAATCTGAAGGACGGGCAGCCACTTCTGTCGATCAAGCGAAAGAGATCGCAGAGGAACTGGGATTCCCGGTTCTTGTTCGTCCTTCCTATGTTATCGGGGGACGGGCTATGCAGGTCGTGGATAATCTTAAAGAATTGGAAGAATATTTGACCCGTGCTATCAACCTTTCGTCAGCGCATCCGATTCTTGTCGATAAGTATCTTGAAGGGAAAGAAGTCGAGGTCGATGCGGTCTGTGATGGTGAAATTACAGTGATTCCAGGAATTATGGAACACATTGAACGAGCTGGAGTTCACTCCGGAGATAGTTTTGCTGTATATCCTCCACAACGCTTAACACCTTCCGAGATTCAGCAGATTCAGGATTACACCTGCCGAATTGCTGAAGGATTAGGGGTAAGAGGACTTGTCAATATTCAATTCGTGGTGGTGAGTGGGAAGGTTTATATTATTGAGGTTAATCCACGGGCCAGCCGAACAGTACCGATCATCTCAAAAGTGACCGGAATACCGATGGTGAGTCTAGCAGTTCAAGTTTCTCTTGGTAAAAAACTCACTGATCTGGGCTATAGTCATGGGCTTGCCCCAGAAATTCCCTATGTTGTTGTTAAAGCTCCAGTCTTTTCTTTTGAAAAACTGACCAAAGTCGAAACATCCCTTAGTCCAGAAATGAAATCGACAGGTGAGGTCTTAGGGATGGATCTCAGCTTCGGTCATGCTTTGGCCAAAGCGTTTGCTGCTTCTCACGTACCCCTTCCTGAGCAAGGAAATATTTTAGTGAGTGTTGATGAAAAGGATCGTCCAGAGGCTATTACGTTATCCCGAGAACTCGCTCGCTTAGGCTTCGGGGTCAAGGCGACCGGTGATTCTGCCAAAGCGTTAGCTTTATGCGGAGTTGAAGTGGAAGAAGTAGGAGCAGGAAGTACTGAACTTCAAGAAGCTATTCGTCAACGTGAATTTGCATTTATCTTAAGTACTCCGATCAAAGGAAAGGGAAAAAGTGAAGAACGGATGGGGTATCTGCTTCGTCGTATAGCCGCTGAGCATCGTGTTCCCTGTCTCACGTCGATGGACACAGCTCGGGCTGTAGTGCACGCCCTTAAAGAGATTCGGGGGAATACACCATCTCAGACTTTAACATTGCAGGAATATCGGGCGATCGGAAAAAATTGA
- the argC gene encoding N-acetyl-gamma-glutamyl-phosphate reductase — translation MKVGILGATGYTGQELVRLLQQHPEAQIIFLGSSSSAGATYENMFPQFMDSQLGKLQDEQVPEVDVLFCALPHGLTAARTAEWLKRGIKVIDLGADFRLKDPEVYHTWYKIEHPAPELIPEAVYGIPELYREEIRGKSLVANPGCFPTASILGLAPLLKKNLIVANSIIIDAKSGVSGAGRGASLGTHFSEVNENFKAYGVAEHRHTPEIEQQLSLAAGHSFRVSFTPHLVPMIRGILATIYAQVEDGVSEDTLRECWQEAYQDEEFVHILPQGMWPQTKYALSSNHVFLQLKLDERTGRVIIVSAIDNLVKGAAGQAIQNMNIISGFPENMGLGARGIWP, via the coding sequence TTGAAAGTTGGAATATTAGGAGCGACAGGGTATACAGGTCAAGAGCTAGTACGGCTTTTACAACAACATCCTGAGGCACAGATTATTTTTTTAGGTTCTTCTAGCTCAGCTGGTGCAACCTATGAAAATATGTTTCCTCAGTTTATGGATAGTCAGTTAGGTAAATTACAAGATGAGCAGGTTCCCGAGGTCGATGTTCTTTTTTGTGCACTTCCCCACGGCTTAACGGCTGCCCGCACGGCAGAGTGGTTAAAGCGTGGAATTAAAGTTATTGATTTAGGTGCAGATTTTCGGCTTAAAGATCCGGAAGTCTATCACACTTGGTATAAAATAGAACATCCTGCACCTGAACTGATTCCGGAAGCAGTCTATGGAATCCCGGAGCTATACAGGGAAGAGATTCGAGGAAAGTCGCTTGTTGCAAATCCGGGTTGTTTTCCAACAGCCTCGATTTTAGGCTTGGCCCCACTTCTAAAGAAAAATCTTATCGTCGCCAATTCCATTATTATTGATGCGAAATCAGGCGTTTCTGGGGCTGGACGAGGAGCATCGCTCGGAACGCACTTCAGCGAAGTGAATGAAAACTTTAAGGCTTACGGGGTTGCTGAACATCGCCATACTCCAGAAATTGAGCAACAATTGTCTCTGGCGGCTGGACATTCCTTCCGCGTGAGTTTTACCCCGCATTTAGTTCCCATGATTCGTGGGATCTTGGCAACAATTTATGCACAAGTCGAAGACGGGGTTTCAGAAGATACGTTACGGGAGTGTTGGCAAGAAGCCTATCAAGATGAGGAGTTCGTTCATATCCTTCCTCAGGGAATGTGGCCGCAAACGAAGTATGCTTTAAGTAGCAACCACGTCTTTTTACAACTCAAACTGGATGAACGGACAGGGCGGGTCATTATCGTAAGTGCCATCGATAACCTTGTAAAAGGGGCTGCAGGGCAAGCCATTCAAAATATGAATATTATATCGGGTTTTCCGGAAAATATGGGTTTAGGAGCCCGCGGAATTTGGCCCTAA
- a CDS encoding acetylornithine transaminase → MSTKTEQLIQEGQAVVMNTYGRLPMALVKGEGSWVWDIEGNKYLDFVSGIAVNSLGHNHPAVVQAIQKQAEEILHTSNIYWIPNQIALAKLLVDHSFADKVFFCNSGAEANEAALKLARKYAKLHFGPEKYEIISLKNSFHGRTLATLTATGQTKYQAGYEPLPEGFLYAELNNIDDITEKMSDKTAAVILEPIQGEGGIIPAESGFLQAVRKLCDEKGALLIFDEVQTGVGRTGKLFAHEWSGVLPDIMTIAKALGGGVPIGAMLAKDSVAEAFKPGDHASTFGGNPLATAAGCAVLNVMLEEEFFKEVQERAEYLKGELQKLADKYQTGEAVRGKGFLLGWPLSKLGPEIVNACREKGLLINFAGGKALRFVPPLNVSIEEIDDAVTMLDEVFASMWNA, encoded by the coding sequence ATGAGTACGAAAACAGAACAGTTAATCCAGGAAGGTCAAGCTGTGGTGATGAACACGTATGGTCGTTTGCCGATGGCTTTAGTGAAGGGCGAAGGCTCCTGGGTCTGGGATATCGAAGGAAATAAATATCTGGATTTTGTGAGCGGGATAGCTGTTAATTCATTAGGACATAATCACCCTGCGGTTGTGCAGGCGATTCAAAAGCAGGCGGAAGAGATTCTGCATACCTCTAATATATATTGGATTCCGAATCAGATTGCGTTGGCGAAACTACTCGTGGATCATTCCTTTGCGGATAAGGTATTTTTTTGCAATAGTGGTGCTGAAGCGAATGAAGCTGCACTTAAGCTTGCCCGTAAATATGCAAAACTCCATTTTGGTCCTGAGAAATATGAGATCATTTCACTTAAAAATTCGTTTCATGGCCGGACGCTGGCGACTTTGACGGCAACAGGTCAAACGAAGTATCAAGCAGGATATGAGCCTTTGCCTGAAGGATTTTTGTATGCGGAGCTCAATAATATTGATGATATTACGGAGAAAATGAGTGATAAAACAGCAGCCGTAATCCTTGAACCGATCCAAGGTGAAGGGGGGATTATCCCGGCTGAATCAGGATTTTTACAAGCCGTACGCAAGCTGTGTGATGAAAAAGGCGCTTTGCTGATTTTTGATGAAGTGCAAACAGGGGTCGGACGTACAGGTAAGCTCTTTGCTCATGAATGGAGTGGAGTGTTACCCGATATTATGACTATAGCCAAAGCCTTAGGTGGAGGAGTACCCATTGGAGCGATGTTGGCGAAGGATTCGGTCGCAGAAGCGTTTAAACCTGGGGATCATGCTTCGACCTTCGGGGGAAATCCTTTGGCCACAGCAGCGGGCTGTGCCGTTCTGAACGTGATGTTAGAAGAGGAGTTCTTTAAAGAAGTTCAGGAACGTGCTGAGTATTTAAAGGGAGAATTACAGAAATTAGCCGATAAATATCAAACTGGAGAAGCGGTACGAGGTAAAGGATTCCTTCTGGGCTGGCCCCTTTCGAAGCTAGGTCCGGAAATCGTCAACGCTTGTCGTGAAAAAGGTCTGCTCATCAATTTTGCAGGTGGAAAAGCACTGCGTTTTGTGCCACCGCTTAATGTGAGCATTGAAGAAATTGATGATGCAGTGACGATGCTTGATGAAGTATTTGCATCGATGTGGAATGCTTGA
- a CDS encoding threonine/serine exporter family protein — protein MNAATFYSSFIATMAFGIIFNVPRRALASGGLVGMFGWVLYMGLITYYQTNMFIATLISAFSIATLSQFLARFHKMPATLYSVSGIIPLVPGGLAYDAIRRFMENNYTEGIQLATSTLLLAGAIAFGLIFSGVLTNTLHRAKQPK, from the coding sequence ATGAATGCCGCGACTTTTTATTCAAGTTTCATTGCTACAATGGCTTTTGGGATTATATTTAACGTCCCTCGCCGCGCCTTAGCCAGTGGAGGCTTAGTCGGTATGTTCGGCTGGGTCCTTTATATGGGCCTAATAACCTACTATCAGACTAATATGTTTATAGCGACCCTAATTTCTGCATTTAGCATTGCGACGCTGAGCCAATTCTTAGCGCGCTTTCATAAAATGCCAGCAACCCTCTATAGTGTATCTGGGATTATCCCTTTAGTCCCTGGCGGCTTGGCCTATGATGCCATCCGTAGATTTATGGAAAACAACTATACTGAGGGTATTCAACTCGCGACCAGCACTCTTCTACTCGCTGGAGCCATTGCGTTCGGACTGATCTTTTCGGGCGTACTCACAAACACGCTGCACCGAGCCAAACAACCAAAATAG
- a CDS encoding DUF4363 family protein produces MRTFLVRAIPIVTLIVFILLMLSGDVLKKSFGSDDNITLSIDTVIQDVNKENWGAAQKDTEDLSKAWDKIVKRVQYSSERNEINDFSISLARLRGAIQAQDKSGGLQELNEAYEHWNDLGK; encoded by the coding sequence ATGAGAACATTCCTGGTTAGAGCGATCCCAATCGTTACGCTCATTGTCTTTATTCTACTCATGCTTAGCGGTGATGTCTTAAAAAAATCGTTTGGTAGCGATGACAATATTACTCTCTCAATTGATACGGTAATTCAGGATGTCAATAAGGAGAATTGGGGAGCAGCCCAAAAAGATACAGAAGACCTAAGTAAAGCCTGGGATAAAATCGTCAAAAGAGTTCAATACAGTTCTGAACGCAATGAAATTAATGATTTCTCAATCAGTTTAGCCAGGCTGAGGGGTGCCATTCAGGCACAAGATAAATCAGGTGGCCTCCAGGAACTCAATGAGGCTTATGAGCATTGGAATGATCTTGGAAAATAA
- the argJ gene encoding bifunctional glutamate N-acetyltransferase/amino-acid acetyltransferase ArgJ, giving the protein MCEALNQPWTWIEGGVSAPQGFQATGVKAEVKYKDKYDVALIYSEVPAQGAGVFTRNKVKAHPLVLTQKYLENGVAQAIVANSGNANACVGEVGDRAAEEMARTVAAALGIKREDVLVASTGVIGVEMPIERVVQGIEDAAEILKASEMEPAWTPLKKVENAHQAALAIMTTDTAVKEFACELPCREGVIRLGGIAKGSGMIHPNMGTMLGFITTDAKLPATQLQDLLRQAVDQSFNMVTVDGDTSTNDMVLFLANGESGITPVGEEWVAFQEMVNSLCITLAQEIARDGEGATKFLEVQVNGATSVEDARKLAKSICGSSLVKTAMFGEDANWGRILAAAGYADAEFNPSQASIYLGDCLVAQDGQGVQFSEEVAKGILTQKEIKISLVLKDGEAQATAWGCDLTHEYVTINGDYRT; this is encoded by the coding sequence ATGTGTGAAGCATTAAATCAACCATGGACATGGATTGAGGGGGGAGTAAGTGCACCCCAAGGGTTTCAAGCGACAGGTGTTAAGGCAGAAGTTAAATATAAAGATAAATATGATGTAGCCCTAATCTATTCAGAAGTACCGGCTCAAGGTGCGGGGGTTTTTACGCGGAATAAAGTAAAGGCTCATCCGTTAGTGTTGACTCAAAAATATTTAGAAAACGGAGTTGCGCAAGCCATTGTGGCTAATAGCGGAAACGCGAATGCATGTGTCGGCGAAGTAGGAGATCGGGCAGCTGAAGAAATGGCGAGAACAGTTGCTGCAGCACTCGGGATAAAGAGGGAAGATGTCCTTGTTGCTTCGACGGGGGTCATTGGTGTTGAAATGCCAATAGAACGCGTTGTACAAGGAATTGAAGACGCAGCAGAAATCTTAAAAGCGAGTGAAATGGAGCCCGCTTGGACGCCACTTAAGAAGGTTGAAAATGCGCATCAAGCCGCTCTAGCCATTATGACGACGGATACTGCCGTTAAAGAGTTTGCCTGTGAACTTCCGTGTCGTGAGGGTGTAATTCGTCTCGGAGGAATAGCAAAGGGTTCAGGTATGATTCACCCCAATATGGGGACAATGCTTGGATTTATTACAACTGATGCGAAACTTCCAGCAACTCAATTACAAGATCTGCTGCGGCAGGCCGTGGATCAGAGTTTTAATATGGTCACGGTGGATGGAGATACGAGTACCAATGATATGGTCTTATTTCTAGCGAATGGAGAATCTGGAATTACTCCAGTTGGCGAGGAATGGGTTGCTTTTCAGGAGATGGTGAATTCCTTATGTATTACTTTAGCGCAAGAGATCGCGCGGGATGGGGAAGGCGCCACTAAGTTCCTTGAGGTTCAAGTGAATGGAGCAACATCTGTGGAGGATGCTCGTAAGTTGGCGAAGTCGATCTGCGGATCGAGCTTGGTTAAAACTGCGATGTTTGGAGAAGACGCTAACTGGGGTCGGATCCTCGCGGCTGCAGGTTATGCGGATGCTGAATTTAATCCTTCTCAGGCATCGATTTATTTAGGAGATTGTTTAGTCGCTCAGGATGGCCAAGGAGTTCAGTTTTCAGAGGAAGTTGCTAAAGGGATTCTCACACAAAAAGAAATTAAAATTTCGCTGGTGCTCAAGGATGGAGAGGCTCAGGCAACGGCCTGGGGCTGTGATTTAACGCATGAGTATGTGACGATTAACGGGGATTACAGAACCTAA
- a CDS encoding threonine/serine exporter family protein, translated as MAAPIPDIMEVCLLAGKVMLQSGAETYRVEDTMNRIAQACAIFEAHSYVTPTGIFLSIQGENRQAEQTKFLRISERLIDLNKIVLVNDVSRKISSGDISLSEAYKSLCEIEKTKPLYSTWLQILAAAIASGFFSMIFGGSWVDFGPALLAGGVGFLIYINASKMVEVKFFAEILTSFVIGIIAYLLYHLGWNCDVDKVIIGSVMPLVPGVLITNAVRDLMAGDLVSGVARGAEAFFTALAVGTGIAVVISLLS; from the coding sequence ATGGCAGCCCCGATTCCTGATATTATGGAGGTCTGCTTATTAGCAGGCAAAGTGATGCTACAGAGTGGCGCAGAGACCTACCGAGTTGAGGATACAATGAATCGTATTGCTCAAGCGTGTGCCATCTTTGAAGCCCATAGTTACGTTACTCCGACCGGCATTTTCCTTTCCATCCAAGGCGAAAACCGTCAGGCCGAGCAGACAAAATTTCTACGTATATCGGAACGCCTGATTGATTTGAATAAAATTGTATTGGTCAATGATGTTTCTCGCAAAATAAGCAGTGGTGATATCTCCCTCAGTGAAGCTTACAAAAGTCTGTGTGAAATAGAAAAGACCAAGCCCTTATACTCTACCTGGCTTCAAATCCTCGCAGCTGCCATCGCAAGCGGTTTTTTTTCAATGATTTTTGGTGGCTCTTGGGTCGATTTTGGACCTGCCTTGCTTGCTGGAGGAGTAGGTTTTTTGATCTACATTAATGCCAGTAAAATGGTGGAGGTTAAGTTTTTTGCTGAAATATTAACCTCTTTTGTTATTGGTATAATTGCTTATCTCTTATACCATCTCGGTTGGAACTGTGACGTTGATAAAGTCATCATTGGCTCAGTCATGCCGCTTGTCCCAGGGGTACTTATTACAAATGCGGTTAGAGATCTTATGGCAGGTGACCTTGTTTCCGGTGTAGCCCGCGGTGCTGAAGCCTTTTTTACAGCTTTAGCCGTAGGAACTGGAATTGCGGTTGTCATTTCTCTGCTTAGCTAA
- the carA gene encoding glutamine-hydrolyzing carbamoyl-phosphate synthase small subunit, which yields MQAALVLETGRIFLGESFGAKGEAWGEVVFNTGMTGYQEVLTDPSYAGQMVCMTYPLIGNYGINDSDYQSKKIQVQGFIVKEAACNPNHWQAEGNLAQALEQEGIIGIKGIDTRALTRLIREHGVLRGVITTELDHLEELPARLQDWEVPSDVVAQVSTKEVYTLSSSLEKATLSKQSIPSKPFNVVVLDFGIKANILRAMQDKGFALTVVPYSTSAEDILSYQPDGVFLSNGPGDPKVVTVGIETIGKLVGQLPVFGICLGHQLLTLALGGDTYKLKYGHRGGNQPVQDLQTEKVTITSQNHGYAVAEVSLSGTELEVTHRNLNDQTVEGMKHTSLPVFSVQYHPEAGPGPNDSLYLFDQFAELMAERRSQHAS from the coding sequence ATGCAGGCAGCTTTGGTTCTTGAAACCGGACGAATCTTTCTCGGGGAGTCTTTTGGAGCAAAAGGGGAAGCCTGGGGAGAGGTTGTTTTTAATACGGGCATGACTGGATATCAGGAAGTGCTCACCGATCCCTCTTATGCGGGTCAAATGGTCTGTATGACTTACCCGCTTATTGGAAACTATGGAATCAACGATAGCGATTATCAATCGAAGAAAATTCAGGTTCAAGGATTTATTGTTAAAGAGGCGGCGTGTAACCCGAACCATTGGCAGGCAGAGGGAAATCTTGCTCAGGCTCTAGAACAAGAAGGAATTATAGGGATCAAAGGAATTGACACACGAGCCCTGACTCGCCTTATTCGGGAGCATGGGGTTCTGCGAGGCGTGATTACGACAGAGCTGGATCATCTGGAAGAATTGCCAGCACGTCTTCAAGATTGGGAAGTGCCTTCAGATGTTGTAGCACAGGTCAGTACAAAAGAAGTCTATACGCTTAGTTCTTCACTGGAAAAGGCTACTTTATCCAAGCAATCCATTCCTTCGAAACCGTTTAATGTCGTGGTTTTGGATTTCGGAATTAAGGCTAATATTCTTAGAGCGATGCAGGATAAGGGGTTTGCATTGACTGTTGTTCCCTATTCTACCTCGGCGGAGGACATTCTCTCCTATCAACCCGATGGAGTCTTTCTGTCAAATGGCCCAGGAGATCCGAAGGTCGTAACTGTAGGGATCGAGACTATAGGTAAGCTGGTAGGTCAGCTCCCCGTTTTTGGAATTTGCCTGGGGCATCAGCTTTTAACATTGGCTTTAGGTGGGGATACCTATAAGCTGAAATATGGGCATCGCGGGGGAAACCAGCCGGTGCAAGATTTGCAGACTGAGAAAGTGACGATTACATCCCAAAATCATGGTTATGCAGTGGCTGAAGTGAGTTTGTCAGGAACCGAGCTTGAGGTCACCCATCGGAATTTGAATGACCAGACAGTTGAGGGGATGAAGCATACGAGTCTGCCCGTCTTTTCCGTTCAATATCATCCAGAAGCGGGACCAGGTCCGAATGATTCTCTTTATTTATTTGATCAATTTGCAGAATTAATGGCAGAAAGAAGGTCTCAACATGCCTCTTAA